A portion of the Natronococcus sp. AD-5 genome contains these proteins:
- a CDS encoding cytochrome C oxidase subunit IV family protein, whose product MASLRTYTLVYIALVALATGKFVFFELPQFTYTMAITGTIILAVIKVGLIAGYFQHLIEEPRSITYMMAVAVFMVFLLTIAAGYSIQ is encoded by the coding sequence ATGGCAAGTCTTCGGACCTATACCCTGGTCTATATCGCACTGGTGGCGCTTGCTACGGGGAAGTTCGTCTTCTTCGAACTCCCGCAGTTCACTTACACCATGGCGATCACAGGAACGATCATCCTCGCAGTTATCAAAGTCGGCCTCATCGCCGGATATTTCCAGCACCTCATCGAGGAGCCGCGCTCGATCACGTATATGATGGCTGTCGCCGTGTTCATGGTCTTCCTGCTGACCATCGCGGCGGGCTACTCCATCCAGTAA